The following proteins come from a genomic window of Achromobacter sp. AONIH1:
- a CDS encoding carbon-nitrogen hydrolase family protein, producing the protein MNGAMHGNFGIAGVQMNVSAFENNVERMGNYLRHIRGRFPWVRMVLFSELAPLGPRHHNAEPLPGPTETRLTELARETGLWLIPGSLFERVDGPDGSVVYNTMPVINPQGEIVARFRKLFPFRPYERDVAGGTEFCVFDVPGAGRFGVSICYDMWFPETTRTLAAMGAEVILHPTMTDTIDRDVELAIARASAVQNQVYFFDINGVGDGGVGRSIVCDPSGYVLHQADGGAEIVPISVDFERVRRERELGLRNLGQPLKSFRDRDCDFKVYRRESPDFPYLNTLGPLTKPD; encoded by the coding sequence ATGAACGGCGCCATGCATGGCAACTTCGGCATCGCCGGCGTGCAGATGAACGTCTCGGCCTTCGAGAACAACGTCGAGCGCATGGGCAATTACCTGCGCCACATCCGCGGCCGCTTTCCCTGGGTTCGGATGGTGCTCTTCTCCGAGCTGGCGCCCCTGGGTCCCCGGCACCACAACGCCGAGCCGCTGCCCGGCCCCACCGAGACCCGGCTGACCGAACTGGCGCGCGAAACCGGGCTGTGGCTGATCCCGGGCTCGCTGTTCGAACGCGTGGATGGCCCGGATGGATCCGTGGTCTACAACACCATGCCGGTGATCAATCCCCAAGGCGAGATCGTCGCGCGCTTTCGCAAGCTGTTCCCGTTCCGTCCGTATGAACGCGATGTGGCCGGCGGCACGGAGTTCTGCGTTTTCGACGTGCCCGGCGCGGGCCGCTTCGGCGTCTCGATCTGCTACGACATGTGGTTCCCCGAGACCACGCGCACCCTGGCCGCGATGGGCGCGGAAGTGATCCTGCATCCGACGATGACGGACACCATCGACCGCGATGTCGAGCTGGCCATCGCCCGCGCATCGGCCGTGCAGAACCAGGTCTATTTCTTCGACATCAATGGCGTGGGCGACGGCGGCGTGGGCCGTTCCATCGTCTGTGATCCCTCCGGCTATGTGTTGCACCAGGCCGACGGCGGCGCCGAGATCGTGCCGATCAGCGTGGACTTCGAGCGCGTGCGACGCGAGCGCGAACTCGGCTTGCGCAACCTGGGCCAGCCGCTCAAGAGCTTCCGCGACCGCGATTGCGACTTCAAGGTCTACCGGCGCGAGAGTCCGGACTTTCCGTATCTGAATACGTTGGGACCGCTGACCAAGCCCGACTGA
- a CDS encoding dicarboxylate/amino acid:cation symporter translates to MNKKKIPPAAWILVAMVIGIVIGYMIFVNFPDKKAATQVAGYISIMSDVFLRLIKMLIGPLVFSTLVVGIAHMGDAASVGRVFAKALGWFVIASLFSLVLGLIMANWLQPGHNLGLPLPDIGSATNLATSKFTLKDFVSHLVPKSFAEAMANNEILQIVVFSMFFGVALAALGEKGKTLVAAVDELAHVMLKITGYVMKLAPLAVMAAMAATVAVNGLGILLKFAAFMGDFYTSLFMLWGLLILAGFLFLGPRVLKLLVLIKEAFMLSFATASSEAAYPKILDALDRFGVKRKISSFVMPMGYSFNLDGSMMYCTFATLFIAQAYDIHLSLGTQITMLLILMLTSKGMAGVPRASLVVIAATLNQFDIPEAGLLLILGVDTFLDMGRSATNAVGNSIATAVVAKWEGELLPEAEADANAARMDEELKTSQARPAQA, encoded by the coding sequence ATGAACAAGAAGAAGATTCCCCCCGCCGCCTGGATCCTGGTCGCGATGGTGATAGGCATCGTGATCGGCTACATGATCTTCGTCAACTTCCCCGACAAGAAGGCGGCCACGCAGGTCGCCGGCTACATCTCGATCATGTCGGATGTCTTCCTGCGCCTGATCAAGATGCTGATCGGCCCCCTGGTCTTCTCCACGCTGGTGGTGGGCATCGCCCACATGGGCGACGCCGCCTCGGTCGGGCGCGTGTTCGCCAAGGCGCTGGGCTGGTTCGTGATCGCCTCGCTGTTCTCGCTGGTGCTGGGCCTGATCATGGCCAACTGGCTGCAGCCGGGCCACAACCTCGGACTGCCGCTGCCCGACATCGGCTCGGCGACCAACCTGGCGACGTCCAAGTTCACGCTCAAGGATTTCGTCAGCCATCTGGTGCCCAAGTCCTTCGCCGAGGCCATGGCCAACAACGAGATCCTGCAGATCGTGGTGTTCTCCATGTTCTTCGGCGTGGCGCTGGCCGCGCTGGGCGAGAAGGGCAAGACGCTGGTGGCCGCAGTCGACGAACTGGCGCACGTGATGCTCAAGATCACCGGCTACGTGATGAAGCTGGCGCCGCTGGCGGTGATGGCGGCCATGGCGGCCACCGTGGCGGTCAACGGCCTGGGCATCCTGCTGAAGTTCGCCGCCTTCATGGGCGACTTCTACACCAGCCTGTTCATGCTGTGGGGCCTGCTGATCCTGGCGGGTTTCCTGTTCCTCGGGCCGCGCGTGCTCAAGCTGCTGGTGCTGATCAAGGAAGCCTTCATGCTGTCCTTCGCCACCGCCAGCTCCGAAGCCGCCTACCCGAAGATCCTGGACGCGCTCGATCGCTTCGGCGTCAAGCGCAAGATCTCCAGCTTCGTGATGCCGATGGGCTATTCCTTCAATCTGGACGGCTCGATGATGTACTGCACCTTCGCGACGCTGTTCATCGCGCAGGCCTACGACATCCATCTTTCCCTGGGCACGCAGATCACGATGCTGCTGATCCTGATGCTGACCTCCAAGGGCATGGCCGGGGTGCCGCGCGCCTCGCTGGTCGTGATCGCCGCCACGCTGAACCAGTTCGACATTCCCGAGGCCGGCCTGCTGCTGATCCTGGGCGTGGACACCTTCCTCGACATGGGCCGTTCCGCCACCAATGCCGTGGGCAACTCCATCGCCACCGCCGTGGTGGCCAAATGGGAGGGCGAGCTGCTGCCGGAAGCCGAGGCCGACGCCAATGCGGCGCGGATGGATGAAGAACTCAAGACCAGTCAGGCGCGCCCCGCGCAAGCCTGA
- a CDS encoding glycosyltransferase family 1 protein — protein MRIVLVTDAWHPQVNGVVRTWTTMLRILAEWGHEVTVVSPEGSRTIPAPSEPDLRLCLQPGRQLRRVLGDRVPDALHIATEGPLGLAARKMALARGWRFTTSFHTMFPDYLQARMGIPAALPWRYLRWFHRPSQRVLVPTPTVRDVLVQRGLGNLQIWSRGVDPVKFQPGASQVFKDLPRPVFLSVGRVAREKNLDAFLSLDLPGSKVVVGGGPDEARLKKKFPDAVFLGMRNDDELPGYYQAADVFVFPSLTDTFGLVMLEAMACGTPVAAFRSEAPLAVVQPGVTGCLDEDLAHACREALSLDRHAVRAHALTRSWDAIASDLLAALAPLTPRAEPDPPLVHAG, from the coding sequence ATGCGCATCGTCCTGGTCACGGATGCCTGGCATCCGCAAGTCAACGGCGTCGTCCGCACCTGGACGACCATGCTGAGGATCCTCGCCGAATGGGGCCACGAAGTGACCGTGGTCAGCCCTGAAGGCAGCCGCACCATTCCCGCGCCTTCCGAGCCCGACCTGCGGTTATGCCTGCAGCCCGGCCGCCAGCTGCGCCGCGTGCTGGGCGACCGGGTGCCGGACGCGCTGCACATCGCCACCGAGGGGCCGCTGGGCCTGGCCGCGCGCAAGATGGCGCTGGCCCGAGGCTGGCGTTTCACCACCTCGTTCCACACCATGTTCCCCGACTACCTGCAGGCGCGCATGGGCATTCCGGCGGCCTTGCCGTGGCGCTACCTGCGCTGGTTCCACCGGCCCTCGCAGCGCGTGCTGGTGCCCACGCCCACGGTGCGCGACGTCCTGGTCCAGCGCGGCCTGGGCAATTTGCAGATCTGGTCGCGCGGGGTGGACCCCGTCAAGTTCCAGCCGGGCGCGAGCCAGGTGTTCAAGGATCTGCCCCGTCCGGTGTTCCTCAGCGTGGGCCGGGTCGCGCGGGAAAAGAACCTGGACGCCTTCCTGTCGCTGGACCTGCCGGGTAGCAAGGTGGTGGTGGGCGGCGGCCCGGACGAGGCGCGCCTGAAGAAGAAGTTTCCCGACGCGGTGTTCCTGGGCATGCGCAACGACGATGAGCTGCCGGGCTATTACCAGGCCGCCGACGTGTTCGTGTTTCCCAGCCTGACCGACACTTTCGGCCTGGTGATGCTGGAGGCCATGGCCTGCGGCACGCCGGTGGCGGCGTTCCGCAGCGAGGCGCCGCTGGCCGTGGTGCAGCCGGGCGTGACGGGCTGCCTGGACGAGGACCTGGCGCACGCCTGCCGCGAGGCGCTGTCGCTGGACCGGCACGCCGTGCGGGCGCACGCGCTGACGCGCAGTTGGGATGCCATCGCGTCCGACCTGCTGGCGGCGCTGGCGCCGCTGACGCCGCGGGCCGAACCGGACCCGCCGCTGGTGCATGCGGGTTGA
- a CDS encoding DUF1289 domain-containing protein produces the protein MSLNFADLSELPEPEDAQRAFKATDSPCVAVCSTLFDDICRGCGRTAMEVANWVFMTEEEKRAVWIRIKAQGYPRRNN, from the coding sequence ATGAGTTTGAATTTCGCCGATCTGTCCGAATTGCCCGAGCCCGAAGACGCGCAACGCGCTTTCAAGGCCACGGATTCCCCCTGCGTGGCCGTCTGCTCGACGCTGTTCGACGACATCTGCCGGGGCTGCGGCCGCACGGCCATGGAAGTGGCCAACTGGGTTTTCATGACGGAAGAGGAAAAGCGCGCGGTCTGGATCCGCATCAAGGCCCAGGGCTACCCCCGGCGCAACAATTAA
- a CDS encoding C45 family autoproteolytic acyltransferase/hydolase codes for MPPISIRFQAIAQDQPGEKWHALFERSWPAYRSWFLRGRVVGRPTYLECRRALREHMPELVPVWEQLAELAGGGDVEARFLSLWCPPAYIAGCSQTVWIDPQGRDEPALLRNYDFAPALLEGNWLATRWTGRRVAAMGDCLWGALDGVNEDGLAASLSFGGRTVAGIGFGIPLVLRYVLETARNTAQAISILQRVPVHMSYSVTLLDKAADWATVFVGPDRPVEVTRRKAVTNYQRVIEWPEHARATRAYERLEAMERQLDNRASAQTLTETLLADPLYQNAWARGYGTLYTAVYRPLSGRIDLHWPGAVWAQSLRTFEEGHHDILYRAPSQ; via the coding sequence ATGCCGCCCATCAGCATCCGCTTCCAGGCCATCGCGCAGGACCAGCCCGGAGAAAAATGGCACGCACTGTTCGAGCGCTCCTGGCCCGCTTACCGCTCGTGGTTCCTGCGCGGCCGCGTGGTCGGGCGTCCGACCTACCTGGAATGCCGGCGCGCCCTGCGCGAACACATGCCCGAACTGGTGCCGGTCTGGGAACAGCTGGCCGAACTGGCCGGCGGCGGCGATGTGGAGGCCCGCTTCCTGTCGCTGTGGTGCCCGCCCGCCTATATCGCCGGCTGCTCGCAAACCGTATGGATCGACCCGCAAGGCCGCGACGAGCCCGCGCTGCTGCGCAACTACGACTTCGCGCCGGCGCTGCTGGAGGGAAACTGGCTGGCCACGCGCTGGACCGGGCGGCGCGTGGCGGCGATGGGCGACTGCCTGTGGGGCGCGCTGGACGGCGTCAACGAGGACGGCCTGGCCGCGTCCCTGTCGTTCGGCGGGCGCACCGTCGCGGGCATCGGCTTCGGCATCCCGCTGGTGCTGCGCTACGTGCTGGAAACCGCGCGCAACACCGCCCAGGCCATTTCCATCCTGCAGCGCGTGCCGGTGCACATGAGCTACAGCGTCACGCTGCTGGACAAGGCGGCGGATTGGGCCACCGTCTTCGTCGGCCCGGACCGCCCCGTGGAAGTCACGCGGCGCAAGGCGGTCACCAACTATCAGCGCGTCATCGAGTGGCCCGAGCACGCGCGCGCCACCCGCGCCTACGAACGGCTGGAGGCCATGGAGCGGCAGCTCGACAACCGCGCGAGCGCGCAGACGCTGACCGAGACACTGCTGGCCGACCCGCTGTACCAGAACGCCTGGGCGCGCGGCTACGGCACGCTGTACACGGCCGTGTACCGCCCGCTGTCCGGCCGCATCGACCTGCATTGGCCGGGCGCGGTCTGGGCGCAATCGCTGCGCACATTCGAGGAAGGCCACCACGACATCCTCTACCGCGCTCCGTCGCAGTAG
- a CDS encoding aminotransferase class I/II-fold pyridoxal phosphate-dependent enzyme produces MPTPPIKNGTSLSRYRSVWEMRADGWINLVDDLSRLAILPPDDPERARRLAHVHRIVESLTPIESYWAFPGGRVFGELCHWIEREELARAHQAARRIHRVLAARTYRHDANTLDSDHELPSQIETDSERQAQLARPYFEVLIVDEMSASEEDALRRRVQRKRSADDDFIFDVVVVPTFEDALIATLVNFNLQAVVIRHGFPFHSVNHNHMLRRFLDGMDGKVEDMPEFERGPLLGRQIAQIRPELDLYLVTDVNVEAIAAQVGEVFKRIFFGEEDHIELYSSIMKGVGERHRTPFFNALRDYAKQPTGVFHALPLARGKAIMNSNWIGDMAQFYGMNLFMAETSATSGGLDSLLDPVGPLKLAQEYAARAFGARRTYFATNGTSTCNKIVVQALVKPDDIVLVDRNCHKSHHYGLVLAGAQVAYLDSYPLDEFSMYGAVLLRHIKETLLSFRRAGTLDRVRMVLLTNCTFDGIVYDVERVMLECLAIKPDLVFLWDEAWFAFARCHPIYRQRTGMASAARLAETFKDPAYARRHAAFAAGIDWNDDEQLLNARLLPDPARARVRVYATHSTHKTLTALRQGSMIHVWDQDFKDKVEESFHEAYMTHTSTSPNYQILASLDVGRRQVELEGYELIQRQLELAMSLREQVLHHPLLKRYFRFLRVSDMVPAPYRESGVDNYYNDETGWDNLEAAWQTDEFALDPTRATLTIGATGMDGDTFKNKELMDRYGIQINKTSRNTVLFMTNIGSTRSAIAYLIEVLVKIARDVDARVADMSSIERRIHERRVRSLTLEQPPLPDFSSFHFAFRGRSVEGRAETRDGDIRSAFFLSYEDANCEYIGMVEAGQAIAAGRELVSALFVIPYPPGFPILVPGQVISAEILQFMAALDVREIHGFRPELGFRIFSQAALDLAAQATAARAALALAGRAAQSQAGDPPAQTEPALAATASPAAKKPASRSKK; encoded by the coding sequence ATGCCGACCCCCCCCATCAAGAACGGCACGTCGCTGAGCCGCTACCGCAGCGTCTGGGAAATGCGCGCCGACGGCTGGATCAACCTGGTCGACGACCTGAGCCGCCTGGCCATCCTGCCGCCGGACGATCCGGAACGCGCGCGCCGCCTGGCGCACGTGCACAGGATCGTTGAATCGCTGACGCCGATCGAAAGCTACTGGGCCTTCCCTGGCGGCCGGGTGTTCGGCGAGCTGTGCCACTGGATCGAGCGCGAGGAGCTGGCGCGCGCGCACCAGGCCGCGCGCCGCATCCACCGCGTGCTGGCCGCGCGCACCTACCGCCACGACGCCAACACCCTGGACAGCGACCACGAGCTGCCCTCGCAGATCGAGACCGACAGCGAGCGCCAGGCCCAGCTGGCCCGGCCGTACTTCGAAGTGCTGATCGTCGACGAGATGTCGGCCAGCGAGGAGGACGCGCTGCGGCGGCGCGTGCAGCGCAAGCGCAGCGCCGACGACGACTTCATCTTCGACGTGGTGGTCGTGCCCACGTTCGAGGACGCGTTGATCGCGACGCTGGTCAACTTCAACCTGCAGGCGGTGGTGATCCGCCACGGCTTCCCATTCCACTCGGTCAACCACAACCACATGCTGCGCCGCTTCCTGGACGGCATGGACGGCAAGGTCGAGGACATGCCCGAGTTCGAGCGCGGCCCGCTGCTGGGCCGCCAGATCGCGCAGATCCGGCCCGAACTGGACCTGTACCTGGTCACCGACGTCAACGTCGAGGCCATCGCGGCGCAGGTCGGCGAAGTCTTCAAACGCATCTTCTTCGGCGAGGAAGACCACATCGAGCTGTACAGCTCGATCATGAAGGGCGTGGGCGAGCGCCACCGCACGCCCTTCTTCAACGCCCTGCGCGACTACGCCAAGCAGCCCACCGGCGTGTTCCATGCGCTGCCGCTGGCGCGCGGCAAGGCGATCATGAACAGCAACTGGATCGGCGACATGGCGCAGTTCTACGGCATGAACCTGTTCATGGCCGAAACGTCCGCCACCTCCGGCGGCCTGGATTCGCTGCTGGATCCGGTGGGGCCGCTGAAGCTGGCCCAGGAATACGCCGCCCGCGCCTTCGGCGCGCGCCGCACCTACTTCGCCACCAACGGCACGTCCACCTGCAACAAGATCGTGGTGCAAGCGCTGGTCAAGCCCGACGACATCGTGCTGGTGGACCGGAACTGCCACAAGTCGCACCACTACGGCCTGGTGCTGGCCGGCGCGCAGGTGGCCTACCTGGACTCCTATCCGCTGGATGAATTCTCGATGTACGGCGCGGTGCTGCTGCGCCACATCAAGGAAACGCTGCTGAGCTTTCGCCGCGCCGGCACGCTGGACCGCGTGCGCATGGTGCTGCTGACCAACTGCACCTTCGACGGCATCGTCTACGACGTCGAGCGCGTCATGCTCGAATGCCTGGCGATCAAGCCGGACCTCGTGTTCCTGTGGGACGAAGCCTGGTTCGCCTTCGCCCGCTGCCACCCGATCTACCGCCAGCGCACCGGCATGGCCAGCGCCGCCCGGCTGGCCGAGACCTTCAAGGATCCGGCCTACGCCCGCCGCCATGCCGCCTTCGCCGCTGGCATCGACTGGAACGACGACGAACAGCTGCTCAACGCCCGGCTGCTGCCCGACCCCGCCCGGGCGCGGGTGCGCGTGTACGCCACGCACTCCACCCACAAGACGCTGACCGCGCTGCGCCAGGGCTCGATGATCCATGTGTGGGACCAGGACTTCAAGGACAAGGTCGAGGAGTCCTTCCACGAAGCCTACATGACCCACACCTCGACCTCGCCCAACTACCAGATCCTGGCCTCGCTGGACGTGGGCCGCAGGCAGGTGGAACTGGAAGGCTACGAGCTGATCCAGCGCCAGCTCGAACTGGCGATGAGCCTGCGCGAGCAGGTGCTGCATCACCCCCTGCTCAAGCGCTATTTCCGCTTCCTGCGGGTGTCGGACATGGTGCCCGCGCCCTACCGCGAGTCCGGCGTCGACAACTACTACAACGACGAGACCGGCTGGGACAACCTGGAAGCGGCGTGGCAGACCGACGAGTTCGCGCTCGATCCGACCCGCGCCACGCTGACCATCGGCGCCACCGGCATGGATGGCGACACGTTCAAGAACAAGGAGCTGATGGACCGGTACGGCATCCAGATCAACAAGACCTCGCGCAACACGGTGCTGTTCATGACGAACATCGGCAGCACCCGCTCGGCGATCGCCTACCTGATCGAAGTGCTGGTCAAGATCGCCCGCGACGTGGACGCGCGCGTGGCCGATATGAGCTCCATCGAACGGCGCATCCACGAACGGCGGGTGCGCTCGCTGACGCTGGAGCAGCCGCCGCTGCCGGATTTCTCCAGCTTTCACTTCGCCTTCCGGGGCCGCAGCGTGGAAGGACGCGCCGAGACGCGCGATGGCGATATCCGCAGCGCCTTCTTCCTGTCCTACGAGGACGCCAATTGCGAGTACATCGGCATGGTCGAGGCCGGCCAGGCCATCGCCGCCGGCCGCGAGCTGGTGTCGGCGCTGTTCGTGATCCCCTACCCGCCCGGCTTTCCCATCCTGGTGCCCGGCCAGGTCATCAGCGCCGAGATCCTGCAGTTCATGGCCGCGCTGGATGTGCGCGAGATCCACGGCTTCCGGCCCGAGCTGGGCTTCCGCATCTTCAGCCAGGCCGCGCTGGACCTGGCCGCGCAGGCCACCGCCGCACGCGCGGCCCTGGCGCTGGCCGGACGCGCCGCCCAGTCGCAGGCCGGCGACCCGCCCGCGCAGACCGAACCGGCGCTTGCCGCCACGGCGTCCCCCGCCGCCAAGAAGCCCGCCTCCAGGAGCAAGAAATGA
- a CDS encoding biotin carboxylase, which translates to MSNKVTSISDLQLMFHRNERPIYFISATNFNLLGMDRWVNRFRYINYIDCFDGRHPNVFVPQESPHAEFESIEDINNYLLQHKDVIDMIERRGGKPVATFLMFDEKTEALAKELGMEVWFPPAALRTRCDNKMETVRIGNKAGVHSVPNALEKVDSYAHLMQIADRNGLGRDLVVQSAFGDSGHTTFFIASEDDFNKHKDEIVNDPEVKIMKRINCRGATLEACATQSGTLVGPLLTEVVGARELTPYKGGWCGNEVFPGAFSEEVRAKARDMAERFGNQLLAEGYRGYFDLDFLIDTDSGEVYLGELNPRICGASPMTNHAAFAYADAPLFLFHLLEFSGVPFDLNVKEINERWAQPRFIDSWSQVVMKFTDEKVDQVTHAPATGIYRMAEDGSVAYQRFDYERRAIDTEREAFFMRITGPGDYRYEGADLGILITRGRSMDDNFKLNIRARDWIRGIKNYYAGKPVMTTQHDAAPAPGSFKIL; encoded by the coding sequence ATGAGCAACAAAGTCACCAGCATTTCGGATCTGCAGCTGATGTTCCACCGCAACGAGCGGCCCATCTACTTCATCAGCGCCACCAACTTCAACCTGCTGGGCATGGATCGCTGGGTCAACCGCTTCCGCTACATCAACTACATCGACTGCTTCGACGGACGCCATCCGAATGTGTTCGTGCCGCAGGAATCGCCGCATGCGGAATTCGAATCCATCGAGGACATCAACAACTACCTGCTGCAGCACAAGGACGTGATCGACATGATCGAGCGTCGCGGCGGCAAGCCGGTGGCCACGTTCCTGATGTTCGACGAGAAGACCGAGGCCTTGGCCAAGGAACTGGGCATGGAGGTCTGGTTCCCGCCGGCGGCGCTGCGCACCCGCTGCGACAACAAGATGGAAACGGTGCGCATCGGCAACAAGGCCGGCGTGCATTCGGTGCCGAACGCGCTGGAGAAAGTGGACAGCTACGCGCACCTGATGCAGATCGCGGACCGCAACGGGCTGGGACGCGACCTGGTGGTGCAATCGGCGTTCGGCGACTCGGGCCACACCACCTTCTTCATCGCGTCGGAAGACGATTTCAACAAGCACAAGGACGAAATCGTCAACGACCCCGAGGTCAAGATCATGAAGCGCATCAATTGTCGCGGCGCCACGCTGGAGGCCTGCGCAACGCAGTCCGGCACGCTGGTCGGACCGCTGCTGACCGAGGTGGTGGGCGCGCGCGAGCTGACACCCTACAAGGGCGGCTGGTGCGGCAACGAGGTCTTCCCCGGCGCGTTCTCCGAAGAGGTCCGCGCCAAGGCGCGCGACATGGCCGAGCGCTTCGGCAACCAGCTGCTGGCCGAGGGCTATCGCGGCTACTTCGACCTGGACTTCCTGATCGACACCGACAGCGGCGAGGTCTACCTGGGTGAACTGAACCCGCGCATCTGCGGCGCCAGCCCGATGACCAACCACGCCGCCTTCGCCTATGCCGACGCGCCGCTGTTCCTGTTCCACCTGCTGGAGTTCTCGGGCGTGCCGTTCGATCTGAACGTCAAGGAAATCAACGAGCGCTGGGCGCAGCCGCGCTTCATCGATTCCTGGTCCCAGGTGGTGATGAAGTTCACCGACGAAAAGGTCGACCAGGTGACGCACGCGCCGGCCACCGGCATCTACCGCATGGCCGAGGACGGCAGCGTGGCCTACCAGCGCTTCGACTATGAGCGCCGCGCCATCGACACCGAGCGCGAGGCCTTCTTCATGCGCATCACCGGGCCGGGCGACTACCGCTACGAGGGCGCCGACCTGGGCATCCTGATCACGCGCGGACGCTCGATGGACGACAACTTCAAGCTCAACATCCGCGCGCGCGACTGGATCCGAGGCATCAAGAACTACTACGCGGGCAAGCCGGTCATGACGACGCAGCACGACGCGGCGCCGGCGCCCGGTTCGTTCAAGATCCTGTAG
- a CDS encoding PLP-dependent aminotransferase family protein, whose translation MAATGLPDFVLRQFKLGQPSHQQLYGILQAGIRDGSLAAGLRLPPTRVLARTLGIARNTVVHVYEQLTFEGYVQARVGRGTFVADVFPRPVVAAGKFPLDRNAPLSRRGERTVREALAARLQWGAFAPGVPELRMFPIQTWNRLQARVWRRVEPERLSYATGHGDAGLREAIADYLRGTRGIACTPAQVVITSGTQQSLHLVAQLLADPGDRVWLEDPGYWGARSVFHATGLESVAVAVDGEGLAPSAAQWAEPPRLAFVSPSHQYPTGAHMSLARRRQLLDYAAQHGVWVIEDDYDSEFRYDAHPLSALQALDESGRVIYLGTFSKTLFPALRLAYLVLPPDLVDGFARALRELFREGQTMQQAVLARFLAEGHYAAHIRRMRGVYRARHDALMDAIRREFGEAVPVIGAEAGLHMILGLPRTVDDVAVMERGLYAGVATRPLSIYHLNPEAAARGLLLGYGSVPEEEIGPQLSRLAGAVTPFL comes from the coding sequence CTGGCCGCGACCGGACTGCCGGACTTCGTGCTGCGCCAGTTCAAGCTCGGGCAGCCGTCGCATCAGCAGCTGTATGGCATCTTGCAGGCGGGCATCCGCGATGGCAGCCTGGCGGCCGGCCTGCGGCTGCCGCCCACGCGGGTGCTGGCGCGCACGCTGGGCATCGCGCGCAACACGGTGGTCCATGTCTACGAACAACTGACCTTCGAAGGCTATGTGCAGGCGCGCGTGGGGCGCGGCACCTTCGTCGCCGACGTGTTTCCCCGACCCGTCGTGGCGGCCGGAAAATTCCCGCTGGATCGCAACGCGCCGCTGTCGCGCCGGGGCGAGCGCACGGTGCGCGAGGCGCTGGCCGCGCGTTTGCAATGGGGCGCTTTCGCGCCCGGCGTGCCGGAGCTGCGCATGTTCCCGATACAGACCTGGAACCGGCTGCAGGCGCGCGTGTGGCGCCGCGTCGAGCCGGAGCGGCTGAGCTACGCCACGGGACACGGCGATGCCGGACTGCGCGAAGCCATCGCGGACTATCTGCGAGGCACGCGCGGCATCGCCTGTACGCCGGCGCAGGTGGTGATCACCAGCGGCACGCAGCAGTCCTTGCACCTGGTGGCGCAGCTGCTGGCGGATCCGGGCGACCGGGTGTGGCTGGAGGACCCGGGTTATTGGGGCGCGCGCAGCGTCTTTCATGCCACCGGCCTGGAGAGCGTGGCGGTGGCGGTCGACGGCGAGGGCCTGGCGCCAAGCGCCGCGCAATGGGCCGAGCCGCCGAGGCTGGCGTTCGTGTCGCCGTCGCACCAATATCCCACCGGCGCGCACATGAGCCTGGCGCGCCGCCGCCAGTTGCTGGACTACGCGGCGCAGCACGGGGTCTGGGTGATCGAGGACGACTACGACAGCGAGTTCCGCTACGACGCGCATCCGCTGTCCGCCTTGCAGGCGCTGGACGAGTCCGGCCGGGTGATCTACCTGGGCACGTTTTCCAAGACGCTGTTTCCCGCGCTGCGGCTGGCCTACCTGGTCCTGCCGCCCGATCTGGTGGACGGCTTCGCGCGCGCGTTGCGCGAGCTGTTCCGCGAGGGGCAGACGATGCAGCAGGCGGTGCTGGCGCGCTTTCTGGCGGAAGGCCACTACGCGGCGCACATCCGGCGCATGCGCGGCGTCTACCGCGCGCGCCACGATGCGCTCATGGACGCCATCCGGCGCGAGTTCGGCGAGGCGGTGCCGGTGATCGGCGCCGAGGCCGGGCTGCACATGATCCTGGGCCTGCCGCGCACTGTCGACGACGTGGCGGTGATGGAGCGCGGCCTGTATGCCGGCGTGGCGACGCGGCCGCTGTCGATCTATCACCTCAATCCCGAGGCCGCGGCGCGCGGACTGCTGCTGGGCTACGGCTCGGTGCCCGAGGAGGAGATCGGCCCGCAGCTGAGCAGGCTGGCCGGCGCGGTCACGCCGTTTCTGTAG